In the Urocitellus parryii isolate mUroPar1 chromosome 1, mUroPar1.hap1, whole genome shotgun sequence genome, cctgaggACAAGCCCTGCAGGTCACGCCCAGACCCTGGGCTGCAGACCTCCACACCTGAACTGGTGTGGAGGTGCACTCTGCTCAGAAATGAGTAAACATTTGAGAAAAACATGAGTGACTTTCCTCTCCAGGGAAAGCAActgcaaaatacaaataaaaatggtgcatatgaatatataaagtaattgcattaactctgttttctttccacttttatctctttattgTCCCAGTCAACCTGAATTTTCAATGAATGGATAATTCCACCATGGTAACTGAATTTCTCCTCCTTGGCTCTCCTGATGGCTGGGATCTGAGTTTCCTCTATTTCACAGTATTCCCAATGACCTACTTGGGTACCTTGTTAGGGAACCTTCTCATCGTCACTGTCACCACTGCTGACCAGAacctgcacacacccatgtacttcttcctcaggaaTCTGTCCATCTTGGACATGTGCTTCATTTCCATCACTGTCCCCAATGCGTGTGTCAACTCTCTCACTGGCAACAGGGCCATTTCAGTGGCTGGTTGTGCAACCCAGATCTTCCTGGTCATTTTTTGTGCAAGTGTTGAACTTCTGTTTCTCACCATCATGGCCTgggaccgctatgtggccatctgccagccCCTCCAGTACCCCCTCATCATGAACCCTCAATTTTGTGTCCGCATGACCCTGGCTTCATTGCTCAGTGGTCTGCTCTATGCAGGTGTGCACACAGGGAACACATTTCGGCTGTCCTTCTGCCAGTCAAATGTGGTCCATCAGTTCTTCTGTGATGTCCCCTCTCTGCTGAGGCTCTCCTGCTCTGACACCACCAGCAACAAGGTCCTTATTCTTGTCTCTGCTGTGGTCATTTGTGGTGGTTGCTTCCTTCTTATTGTCGTGTCATATTTTCGCATATTTTCTGCTGTGCTAAAATTTCCCACCAGAGCCCCAgggaaggccttctccacctgcacaCCTCATATCCTTGTGGTGTCCATCTTCCTCAGTTCCATCACAGGTGTGTacctgaggtcctcagcaacctCTGACACACTTGAGGACATGGTTCTCTCTGCCTTTTACACCATGGTTCCTCCCTTCCTGAATCCTCTCCTCTACAGTCTCAGGAACAAACAGGTAAAGGATGCTGTGAGGAGATTAATGGGAAGACAGTTGTTCTCAGGGAAATGATGAAGATGCTTTtcagtactattattatttcactGTTTGAGGTTCTTAATTAGAGATCATGCTCTTCATAGCTGGGCTTCAGAAGTCATACTGCTTACTCTAATGTCACCTTATTGGGTCCTGGGTACTTCaacttgtaaaataatttttgttttaattttttgccatcatttctatttattcttcataaaatGTATAATGTTAGCAAATGCATCTTTAATTAATGAGTATAATTCAAGTTGTGTGCTATAATCATTTGAGATTATATCTGTTTATGATTCACCAAATACTTTGTAGTTCTTCTATCAAAGTCACAGATGCAAACCTTACAAATCAATCATGAGAACAACCTGATATCATTTGATCATATTTTGTGATCTCATTTAGTGATGTGTGAAATAAATCTGGAAGATCCCTGGTACACAATTGTGTCAATTTACATACATtggaaatacacaaaaatcaaatcctaAAGAAGTTATAACCCAAAGTGTAGAGGGAATCATAGCAACATTTCTCTCCTCTGGAACATAGAAAAATAGGATAGTTCTTGTCCATGAAGTAAACAGAGGGCCATGGTTACCAAACCCTGTGTCTTGACAGTCAAATCCATGCCCTGGGGAAGCCACATTGCCTTCCTAGGCCATGTTGGCTGCCAGTCTTTTTTATGTCCATGATTGACCCAGAGA is a window encoding:
- the LOC144254484 gene encoding olfactory receptor 14C36-like, whose product is MDNSTMVTEFLLLGSPDGWDLSFLYFTVFPMTYLGTLLGNLLIVTVTTADQNLHTPMYFFLRNLSILDMCFISITVPNACVNSLTGNRAISVAGCATQIFLVIFCASVELLFLTIMAWDRYVAICQPLQYPLIMNPQFCVRMTLASLLSGLLYAGVHTGNTFRLSFCQSNVVHQFFCDVPSLLRLSCSDTTSNKVLILVSAVVICGGCFLLIVVSYFRIFSAVLKFPTRAPGKAFSTCTPHILVVSIFLSSITGVYLRSSATSDTLEDMVLSAFYTMVPPFLNPLLYSLRNKQVKDAVRRLMGRQLFSGK